TAGATGGCGTCGAAGCCTTCGAGGGTCTTCAGCCCGTCCTCGGGCATCATGCGGCCGGTGGCGCGGTAGAAATCGCTGCCCCAGGGGAATTCCTCCACCTCCAGCGCGAAGTCGCCGGCGCGTTCGGTCAGCGCGCGCAGCACCTCGAGGCCGGCGGGGATCACTTCCTGGCCGATTCCATCACCCGGGATGGCGGCGATCTTGTGCGTGCGCATGTGCGGTTTCCTTCTGCTGGGGTTACTGGTATGGAAGCTGGTATGGAAGTCAATCCCCCTCCCTTGCGCGTCACCGCGACGGCCCCCGCGCCCCAGCGCGAAAAGCTCGCGGATGCGGCCTATGCCGCGCTGAAGGCCAGCATCCTGGAGGGGCTGCTGCCGCCGGGGGTGGAGACCGCCGAGCAGGCCATCGCCGACCAGCTCGGCATGAGCCGGACGCCGGTGCATGAGGCGGCGCTGCGCCTGCAGCATGAGGGGATGCTGCAGGTGCTGCCGCGCAAGGGCGTGCGCGTCCTGCCGCTGGACCCGGAGGATCTGCGCCAGACCTATGAGGTGCTGATCGCGCTGGAGGGCGCGGCCGCCGCGCTGCTGGCGATGCAGGCGCAACCCGCTGCGCTGGCGGCGCTGTCGCGCGCCACGGCGGAGATGGGTGCCGCGCTCACGGCCGGCGACCGCGCCGCCTGGGCGGCGGCGGATGACCGCTTCCACCGCGCTTTGGTCGAGGGCTGCGGCAACCCCAAGCTCGCGCGCCTCGCCGCCACGGCGACCGACCAGGCGCAGCGCGCCCGCGCGCTGACCGCCGCGCGCCGGCCGGAGCCGGTGGTGTCGGCCGAGGAGCACGCCGCCATCCTGGCCGCGCTCCAGGCCGGCGATGCCGAGGCGGCACGGGCCGCCACCGCCGCGCATCGCGCGCGGGCGAGTGCGGAAATCCTGGCGGTGCTGCGGGGGTGACGCCCTGGCCACGCCCGCCCATGATGGCGCAAAGGACACGCCCATGACCCACTGGACCGACGCCACCGCCACCGCCGCGCTGCGCGACCTCTATGCCGCCGCGGTGCGCGCGGCCGATCCGCTGGCCGTGCTGGCCGCGCACCTGCCGCAGCCGCCGAGCAAGGGCCGCGTCCTCGTCGTCGGCGTCGGCAAGGCGGCGGCGAAGATGGCGCAGGCGGTGGAGGCGGCCTGGGCGCATCTGCCGCTCTCGGGCCTGGTCATCGCGCCCCATGGGGCGGGGCTGCCGCTGAGCCGCATCGCGCTGCGCTTCGGCAAGCACCCGACGCCGGATGCCGGTGGCGCCGCCGCGGCGGCCGAGATGCTGGCCATGGTCCAGGGGCTGACGGAAGACGATCTCGTGCTGGCGCTGATCTCGGGCGGCGGCTCCTCGCTCTCCACGCTGCCGGCGCCGGGGCTCTCCCTTGAGGACCTGATTGCCACCAACCAGGCGCTGCTCGCCTCGGGCGCGGTGATCGGGGAGATGAACTGCATCCGCAAGCATCTTTCCGCCTTCTCGGGCGGGCGGCTGGCAGCGGCGGCGCATCCGGCGCGGGTGGTGACGCTGGCGATCTCGGACGTGCCGGGGGATGACCCGGAGGTCATCGCCTCCGGTCCCACCGTGGCGGACCCGACAAGCTTCGCCGAGGCCCGCGCCATCGTGGCCCGTTACGGGATGGAACTGCCGCCGGCCGTGGTGGCGCATCTCGCCGCGGGGGTGGAGGAATCGCCCAAGCCGGGCGACCCCCGCCTCGCGCGTGCGGAGCTTCGGATGATCGCCACCCCCATGATGGCGCTGGC
This region of Sediminicoccus rosea genomic DNA includes:
- a CDS encoding GntR family transcriptional regulator, whose protein sequence is MEVNPPPLRVTATAPAPQREKLADAAYAALKASILEGLLPPGVETAEQAIADQLGMSRTPVHEAALRLQHEGMLQVLPRKGVRVLPLDPEDLRQTYEVLIALEGAAAALLAMQAQPAALAALSRATAEMGAALTAGDRAAWAAADDRFHRALVEGCGNPKLARLAATATDQAQRARALTAARRPEPVVSAEEHAAILAALQAGDAEAARAATAAHRARASAEILAVLRG
- a CDS encoding glycerate kinase type-2 family protein — protein: MTHWTDATATAALRDLYAAAVRAADPLAVLAAHLPQPPSKGRVLVVGVGKAAAKMAQAVEAAWAHLPLSGLVIAPHGAGLPLSRIALRFGKHPTPDAGGAAAAAEMLAMVQGLTEDDLVLALISGGGSSLSTLPAPGLSLEDLIATNQALLASGAVIGEMNCIRKHLSAFSGGRLAAAAHPARVVTLAISDVPGDDPEVIASGPTVADPTSFAEARAIVARYGMELPPAVVAHLAAGVEESPKPGDPRLARAELRMIATPMMALAAMAEAARGMGLTPLILGDALEGEARHVGTVLGGMARSVAAHGLPLPGPCVLLSGGECTVTMAKGAGGAGGRNTECLLGIALALNGAPGVWALCADTDGIDGKSAHAGAIAGPGTLAAARAAGLDPQGLLAAHRSLDVFAASGGLLTPGPTLTNVNDVRAILVA